From the Saccharomonospora marina XMU15 genome, the window GAAGCTGCGGGGTGCCCCAAACGTGCTCCACGCTGGCGAGCATCCCCTGGAAGACCCCGTAGGCCGTCAGCGTGGAGGAGTCACCCGCGCCACCCTCGTCGACAGAGCGCCCCGTGACGAAGCGGGTCTCCCTCGCCACGACGTCCATGTCGGTGACGTAGGTGCCCACGTCGCAGGCGGTGATGTAGCGGCCACCGAGCGACTGCACGAACCGGCCGTAGGCACGCAGCAGCGCTTCGGACTTGTCGGCGCGTGGATCTCCGATGATGACGGCCTTGCCGCCGCCGAGGTCCAGTCCCGCCAGCGCGTTCTTGTACGCCATGCCCTTCGACAACGCGAGCACATCGGTCAGCGCCGCCGCCTCGTCGGCGTAGGGGTAGAACCGGGTGCCGCCCAGTGCGGGCCCCAGAGCGGTCGAGTACACCGCGATGATCGCCTTGAGCCCGGTGCGGGCGTCGGCGCAGAACACAACCTGCTCGTGGCCGCTGTCGCGGCCGAATACACCTTCGGTCACGGTCGTGACTCCTTCGTCGTGCGCATCCGCGTCGGCTTGTGGCCGGGCGAACGCTGCCTGCCGGTGTGCGGCGGCCTGCCACGGAAGGTCGATTCCGAGACGATCAGGCACCGCTGCCGTAACTATCCCAAACGACCTCCCTCGACGGCACCGTGATCGGGCAGGATCGACGCGTGACCGATACCGAACCCGTGCTGTTGCTGCTGCACGGTCTCGGCGCCAACCGCCACGTGTGGCGCGGGCTGGAACGCGAGCTCGCCGACCGCTGGCCGGGCGAATGCGTCGCACCCGACCTTCCCGGGCACGGCGAGGCGCCCGCGCTGAGGCACTACTCGTTCGGCCGGATGGCCGCCGAGGTCGCCGACTCCGTCGCCGGTCGAGACCACGTCGCGGTGCTCGGCCACTCGCTCGGCGGCGCGCTTGCGCTGACGTTGGCGTCGGGCTGGTTCGGCGTGGGTGTCAGCGCGGTGTGCGGGCTCGGCATCAAACTGCGGTGGTCGGCCGAGGAACTGGCCAAGGCGGCGCAGGTCGCCGCCCGGCCGCCGCGGGTACTGCCCGACCGTGCCGAGGCCGCGAACCGCTGGCTACGTGGCGCGGGCCTGACCGGGCTCGTCGACGAGAACGGCCCCGAGGTGGCCGCCGGGATCGCCGAGACCGAAGGCGGCTGGCGGCTCACCGTGGACCAGCGGGCGTTCGGTGTCGGCGCCCCGGACATGACCGGGCTGCTGGCCGCCTGCCGAGCCCGGGTGGTGCTGGCCGCGGGCGAGTCCGACCCGATGTGCCCGGCCGCGCACCTTCGGGAGCACGTTCGCGACCCCGTGGTGCTGACCGGGCTCGGCCACAACGCCCACGTGCAGGATCCCGCAGCGCTGCTACCGCTGCTGGACCGGCTCGGCGAAGCCGCGAAGCAGGCTCGATAGCCGTTTCACGCCTCAGCGCGCTGCGAGCAGGCCCAAGGTGGCGACCGCGGTGTCGAGTTGCTCGTCGGACAGGTAGGGCGCGGGGCCCAGCCGCAGGTACGGGCCCCTGCTGTCGGTGTGCACGCCGTGCGCCGCGAGCGCGCGGCGCAACCCGTCGGCGTCGGCGCAGCGCAACGCCGTGAAGCCACCGAACTCGGTGCGCGGAGTGTCGCTGTCGCGAGCCACCACCTCCGCAGCCAATTCCAGTTCGTCCACCCCGGCGGCGATGCGCTCGTTCTGCCGCAGGTAGTTCTCGCGCAGCCGGGCGGGGGTGAGGCCCTGCTCTGCGAAGAAGTCGAACACCCGGGCGGCGCGGTAGTGACTGGCCGGGTCGTAGGTCGCGCCCGCGAACCGGTCGGCGCCCGTGGGGTAGTCGACGCGCCCGGCACGGGTGGTGTCGGCCAGTTCGGTGAACCCGGCGAACCAGCCGGTGACCACCGGGCGAAGCTCGTCGGCGTGCTCGGGTAGCCGGAGGAAACAGTTGCCCTCGCCGAGTTGCAGGTACTTGTAGCCGCCACCCATGATCCAGGCGGTCCGCAGGCCCTCCTCGGGCACCGAGGTCGGCACCGCGCCCAGCGCGTGGTAGGCGTCGACAACCAACTCCACCGACCGCCGCGCGCACACCGAGGCCAACTCGCCCAGGTTCGGCACGATCCGCGACGTCTCGAACAGCACCTTCGACACCAGCACCGCCGAGGTGCGCCCGTCGACGGCGTCGGCGAGCCGCTGCGCCAGCGTCGGCACCGGCTCGGCGGGCACCTTCACCAACTCGACGCCCTCCTCCGCCAGCCGATCGAGCTGGCGGCGCGCGGAGTGGAACTCGCCCGTCGTGGTCACCAGCCGGGGGCGGCTGCGCAGGTCCAGCGCGGACAGCAGGCGCACCAGCAACTCGTGGGTGCTCGCCGCGAGCGCCAGCCGCGCCCCGGGCTCGCCGAGAAAGCCGCGGAAGCCGTCGCGGACGCGCTCCGCCTTGGCGAACGCCGCCTCCCACTTGGCGTCGACATCCCTGGCGGCGTCGTCGAACGCCTCCAGCAGTCCCTGCCTCGCGACGTCCGGCCACGCCTGGTGCGAGTGGCCGGTGAGCAGCAGCCGGTCGGCGACGCGGAACCGCGAGTAGTGCGCGGCCAGGCCGTTCACAGTCTGCTCCGCACGGCCCACAGGTCGGGGAAGGCGGGCGTGGACACCGTGGTGCGCAGGTAGGCCGCGCCCGAGGAGCCACCCGTCCCCGTCTTGTCACCGATGGTGCGTTCCACCATCTTCACGTGCCGGTACCGCCACTCCTGCAGCCCTTCGTCGAGATCGACCAGGTGCTCGCAGACCGAGGCGGGGCCCGCGTCGTCGCGATACACCTTCAGCAGGACGTCCTGAACGGCGGGTGAGGGGCTCAGCGGCAGGCTCACGTCGCGTTCGGCGGGCACGTCGTAACCGTGCACGCGAAGGTAGGTCAGGAACGAGTCGAACAGCGAGGGCCGCGACATGGCGTCAGCGATCCGTTCCCGCGCCTGGCTGCCGGGAGGGTAGTGCTGGAACACCTTCGGGTCCCGCCTGCCGAGCACGGCCTCCAACTCGCGGAACTGGCCGGACTGGAAGCCGCTCGCGGCGTCCAGCCGGGTTCGGAAGCTGGTGAACTGGCTCGGGGTCATCGTTTCCAGCACGTCGATCTGCGCGACGACGACCTTGAGCACCGTCAGGATGCGGCGAAGCGTGCGCAGCGCGTGCGGGGTGTCGCCGGTTTCCAGCCGCTGCTGCAGGAACGCCAGTTCGTGCAGCAGCTGCTTGAACCACAACTCGTACACCTGGTGGATCACGATGAACAGCAGTTCGTCGTGCTCGCTCGATCTGGGTCGTTGCGCCCCGAGCACCTCGTCGAGCGCGAGGTAGGACGTGTAGGTGAGCGCTGAGTGGTCCGGTGGCGTGGCGTGCTCCGGCACCGCCGCACGCGACTGGTCGCTGCCTGCCATGCTGAGTAGCTTAGGGCCGTGCGTTTCGCAGAGCTGTCCTCGCCGCAGCTGGCCGCACTGCGACGGGGGCCTCGGGTGCCGGTGTCGCTGTTGCCGATCGGGGCGGTGCGGCCGCACGGGCCACACGCACCGCTGGGCACCGACCAGCTCGTCTCGCAGAGCATGTGTGAGCGGGCGGCGGCACGGCTGGCCACCGACGAGCACGTCCGCGTGCTGATCCTGCCCCCGCTCGGCTACGGCGTGACCCGCTGCGCCA encodes:
- a CDS encoding alpha/beta fold hydrolase, with protein sequence MTDTEPVLLLLHGLGANRHVWRGLERELADRWPGECVAPDLPGHGEAPALRHYSFGRMAAEVADSVAGRDHVAVLGHSLGGALALTLASGWFGVGVSAVCGLGIKLRWSAEELAKAAQVAARPPRVLPDRAEAANRWLRGAGLTGLVDENGPEVAAGIAETEGGWRLTVDQRAFGVGAPDMTGLLAACRARVVLAAGESDPMCPAAHLREHVRDPVVLTGLGHNAHVQDPAALLPLLDRLGEAAKQAR
- a CDS encoding aminotransferase class V-fold PLP-dependent enzyme, with protein sequence MNGLAAHYSRFRVADRLLLTGHSHQAWPDVARQGLLEAFDDAARDVDAKWEAAFAKAERVRDGFRGFLGEPGARLALAASTHELLVRLLSALDLRSRPRLVTTTGEFHSARRQLDRLAEEGVELVKVPAEPVPTLAQRLADAVDGRTSAVLVSKVLFETSRIVPNLGELASVCARRSVELVVDAYHALGAVPTSVPEEGLRTAWIMGGGYKYLQLGEGNCFLRLPEHADELRPVVTGWFAGFTELADTTRAGRVDYPTGADRFAGATYDPASHYRAARVFDFFAEQGLTPARLRENYLRQNERIAAGVDELELAAEVVARDSDTPRTEFGGFTALRCADADGLRRALAAHGVHTDSRGPYLRLGPAPYLSDEQLDTAVATLGLLAAR
- a CDS encoding tryptophan 2,3-dioxygenase; translation: MAGSDQSRAAVPEHATPPDHSALTYTSYLALDEVLGAQRPRSSEHDELLFIVIHQVYELWFKQLLHELAFLQQRLETGDTPHALRTLRRILTVLKVVVAQIDVLETMTPSQFTSFRTRLDAASGFQSGQFRELEAVLGRRDPKVFQHYPPGSQARERIADAMSRPSLFDSFLTYLRVHGYDVPAERDVSLPLSPSPAVQDVLLKVYRDDAGPASVCEHLVDLDEGLQEWRYRHVKMVERTIGDKTGTGGSSGAAYLRTTVSTPAFPDLWAVRSRL